Proteins from one Pseudomonas grandcourensis genomic window:
- a CDS encoding alpha-D-ribose 1-methylphosphonate 5-triphosphate diphosphatase, which produces MSVEQILSNAQLVTADRVFYGTVVLRDGLIAEVAEGPSRLPQALDLNGDYLLPGLVELHTDNLERHMTPRPGVDWPSVPAVLSHDAQIIAAGITTVFDAVSIGDVNPKGNRMQKLPAMLDAISKASDAGLTRAEHRLHLRCELCHPDTLSVFRDLVENPLVRLVSVMDHSPGQRQFVLESKYREYYMGKYHLTTTQMDEFITLQMANSRTYSDRYRAAIVEHCLALGLSVASHDDATLAHVEESARYGMTIAEFPTTVEAARGCRERGMSVLMGAPNIVRGGSHSGNVAAAELAAEGLLDILSSDYYPASLLQSAFALAAQSERIGLAEAVRMVSLNPARAAGLTDRGEIAPGLCADLVQARSQDGLPVVQQVWRQAKRVF; this is translated from the coding sequence ATGTCCGTTGAACAGATCCTCAGCAATGCCCAACTGGTGACCGCTGACCGTGTGTTCTACGGCACCGTGGTGCTGCGCGACGGTTTGATCGCCGAGGTCGCCGAGGGCCCGAGCCGTTTACCCCAGGCCCTGGACCTCAATGGCGATTACCTGCTGCCGGGTCTGGTGGAGTTGCACACCGACAACCTGGAACGCCACATGACCCCGCGTCCCGGGGTGGACTGGCCGTCGGTGCCGGCGGTGCTCAGTCACGATGCGCAGATCATCGCGGCGGGCATCACCACGGTGTTCGATGCGGTGTCCATCGGCGACGTGAACCCCAAGGGCAATCGCATGCAGAAACTGCCGGCGATGCTAGACGCCATTTCCAAAGCCTCCGACGCCGGACTGACCCGCGCCGAACACCGCCTGCACCTACGCTGCGAACTGTGCCACCCCGACACCCTCAGCGTGTTCCGCGATCTGGTGGAAAACCCGCTGGTGCGGTTGGTGTCGGTGATGGACCACTCGCCGGGTCAGCGCCAGTTCGTACTGGAATCCAAGTACCGTGAGTACTACATGGGCAAGTACCACCTGACCACCACACAGATGGATGAATTCATCACGCTGCAAATGGCCAACTCGCGCACCTACAGCGATCGTTACCGCGCAGCGATTGTCGAGCACTGCCTGGCCCTCGGCCTGTCGGTGGCCAGCCATGATGACGCGACGCTGGCCCATGTCGAGGAGTCGGCGCGCTACGGCATGACCATCGCCGAGTTCCCGACCACCGTCGAGGCCGCACGCGGTTGCCGGGAGCGCGGCATGAGTGTGTTGATGGGCGCACCGAACATCGTGCGCGGCGGGTCGCACTCGGGTAACGTGGCCGCGGCAGAACTGGCCGCCGAAGGTTTGCTGGATATTCTGTCCAGCGACTACTACCCGGCGAGCCTGCTGCAATCGGCGTTCGCGCTGGCGGCACAGAGTGAGCGGATTGGTCTGGCCGAAGCGGTACGCATGGTCAGCCTGAATCCGGCCCGGGCGGCTGGTTTGACTGATCGCGGTGAAATCGCTCCGGGATTATGTGCCGACCTGGTGCAGGCCCGCAGTCAGGACGGTCTGCCGGTGGTCCAGCAAGTATGGCGACAAGCGAAGAGGGTGTTTTGA
- the phnP gene encoding phosphonate metabolism protein PhnP: MRLTLLGTGDARQVPVYGCECVACEAARHDRRLQRRPCSALIECGDQRWLIDSGLPDLCERFAPRSFNGIFQTHYHADHAQGLLHMRWGQGLVIPVHGPVDPEGLADLYKHPGILDFSQPFNGFETRQFGALSTTALPLQHSKPTLGYLLEGEGRLIAYLTDTVGLPPDTLSWLRREPLDVLVLDCSMPPQPQAPRNHNDLNLALQCIEELQPKTAVLTHVGHTLDAWLMEHRGELPANVRVGFDGCVL, from the coding sequence ATGCGCCTGACGTTGCTGGGCACCGGCGATGCCCGGCAAGTCCCGGTCTACGGCTGCGAATGTGTGGCTTGTGAAGCGGCCCGCCACGACCGGCGCTTGCAGCGTCGACCGTGCAGCGCGCTGATCGAGTGCGGTGATCAGCGCTGGTTGATCGACAGCGGGTTGCCTGACCTGTGCGAACGTTTTGCGCCCCGCAGTTTCAACGGTATTTTCCAGACCCACTACCACGCCGATCACGCCCAGGGCCTGTTGCATATGCGCTGGGGCCAGGGCCTGGTGATTCCGGTTCACGGTCCAGTGGACCCGGAAGGCCTGGCCGACCTCTACAAACACCCCGGCATTCTCGATTTCAGCCAGCCCTTCAACGGCTTCGAAACCCGGCAGTTCGGCGCGCTCAGCACCACCGCGCTGCCGCTGCAACACTCGAAACCGACCCTCGGTTATCTGCTGGAAGGAGAGGGACGGCTAATCGCCTACCTGACCGACACCGTAGGCCTGCCGCCAGACACGTTGAGCTGGCTGCGGCGTGAACCACTGGATGTGCTGGTGCTGGATTGCTCCATGCCACCTCAACCCCAGGCCCCGCGTAATCACAACGACCTGAACCTGGCCTTGCAGTGCATTGAGGAGTTGCAGCCGAAGACGGCGGTATTGACCCATGTCGGGCATACCCTGGACGCCTGGTTGATGGAGCATCGGGGTGAATTGCCGGCGAATGTCAGGGTCGGGTTTGATGGGTGTGTGTTGTAG
- the phnG gene encoding phosphonate C-P lyase system protein PhnG, protein MQNPVPHTERQHWIGVLARASRSELQPFEAALRDVEFQLIRAPEIGMALVRGRMGGNGAPFNVGEMSVTRCVVRLADGRTGYSYLAGRDKVHAELAALADAHLQGAQQRHWLAEMIAPLATVQAGRRAQKEAETAATKVEFFTLVRGEN, encoded by the coding sequence ATGCAAAACCCTGTTCCTCATACCGAACGGCAGCACTGGATCGGTGTGCTGGCCCGCGCCAGCCGCAGTGAATTGCAACCGTTCGAAGCCGCTTTGCGCGATGTCGAGTTCCAACTGATCCGCGCCCCGGAAATCGGCATGGCCCTGGTCCGTGGCCGCATGGGCGGTAACGGCGCGCCGTTCAACGTTGGCGAAATGAGCGTGACCCGCTGCGTGGTGCGCCTGGCCGATGGCCGAACCGGCTACAGCTATCTGGCGGGTCGGGACAAGGTCCACGCCGAACTGGCCGCCCTGGCTGACGCGCATTTGCAGGGCGCGCAACAGCGTCATTGGCTGGCGGAAATGATCGCGCCGCTGGCGACCGTTCAGGCCGGACGCCGGGCACAAAAAGAAGCGGAAACCGCCGCCACCAAAGTCGAATTCTTCACCCTCGTGCGAGGAGAAAACTGA
- the phnK gene encoding phosphonate C-P lyase system protein PhnK: MNQALKNQLFVSTEPLLRVRDLSLLYGPEKGCQDVSFDLYPGEVLGIVGESGSGKSTLLSLLSGRLPPQRGHIGYRDKQDQWLDLYSASEAERRTLLRTEWGFVEQNPRDGLRMGVSAGANIGERLMAQGVRNYQQLRGAGLDWLSQVEIDPQRIDDLPRTFSGGMQQRLQIARNLVSSPRLVFMDEPTGGLDVSVQARLLDLLRGLVRELDLAVVIVTHDLAVARLLADRLMVMRRSRVVETGLTDQILDDPQHPYSQLLVSSVLQP, encoded by the coding sequence ATGAACCAGGCGCTGAAAAACCAATTGTTCGTGTCCACCGAACCCTTGCTGCGGGTGCGCGATCTGTCGCTGTTGTACGGCCCGGAGAAGGGCTGCCAGGACGTCAGTTTCGACTTGTATCCCGGTGAAGTGCTGGGGATTGTCGGCGAGTCCGGCTCGGGTAAATCCACCTTGCTCTCGCTGCTCAGCGGGCGCCTGCCACCGCAGCGCGGACACATCGGCTACCGCGACAAACAGGACCAATGGCTGGACCTGTACAGCGCCAGCGAAGCCGAGCGCCGCACCTTGCTGCGCACCGAATGGGGATTCGTCGAACAGAACCCCCGCGACGGTCTGCGCATGGGCGTGTCCGCCGGCGCCAACATCGGCGAACGGCTGATGGCTCAAGGCGTGCGCAATTACCAGCAACTGCGTGGGGCCGGACTCGATTGGCTGAGCCAAGTGGAAATCGATCCGCAGCGCATCGACGACTTGCCCCGGACCTTCTCCGGCGGCATGCAACAGCGCCTGCAAATCGCCCGCAACCTGGTGTCCAGTCCACGGCTGGTGTTCATGGACGAGCCGACCGGTGGCCTCGATGTCTCGGTGCAGGCGCGCTTGCTCGACCTGCTGCGCGGGCTGGTGCGTGAGCTGGACCTGGCCGTGGTGATCGTCACCCACGACCTCGCTGTTGCGCGTCTGCTGGCCGACCGCTTGATGGTGATGCGCCGCTCGCGGGTGGTGGAAACCGGGCTGACCGATCAGATCCTCGACGATCCGCAGCACCCTTATTCGCAACTGCTGGTGTCGTCGGTGTTGCAGCCGTGA
- a CDS encoding carbon-phosphorus lyase complex subunit PhnI, which translates to MYVAVKGGEQAIDNAHRLLAKKRRGDTSVAELGVEQIRQQLPLAVARVMSEGSLYDEELAALAIKQAAGDLVEAIFLLRAYRTTLPRFSPSLPIDTANMQLSRRLSATFKDVPGGQLLGPTFDYTHRLLDFALLAEGEYPGPQVTPNASLESCPRVLGLLAQEGLIKTESDNGESVADITRDPLELPASRAQRLQALARGDEGFLLALGYSTQRGYGRNHPFAGEIRIGEVEVWIDPEELGFPINLGCIEVTECEMVNQFVGSATELAQFTRGYGLAFGHAERKAMGMALVDRALRADEYNEEIVSPAQQEEFVLMHCDNVEAAGFVSHLKLPHYVDFQAELELIRKLRKPAEGQNHE; encoded by the coding sequence ATGTACGTAGCCGTCAAGGGTGGCGAACAGGCCATCGACAATGCCCATCGACTGCTGGCGAAAAAGCGCCGGGGCGATACCTCGGTCGCTGAGCTCGGCGTCGAGCAGATCCGTCAGCAACTGCCGCTGGCGGTGGCGCGGGTGATGAGTGAAGGCTCGCTGTACGACGAAGAACTCGCTGCGCTGGCCATCAAGCAGGCGGCGGGGGATCTTGTGGAAGCGATTTTCCTGCTGCGCGCCTACCGCACCACGTTGCCGCGCTTCAGCCCGAGCCTGCCGATCGATACCGCGAACATGCAGCTCAGCCGTCGTTTGTCCGCGACCTTCAAGGACGTGCCGGGCGGGCAACTGCTGGGCCCGACCTTCGATTACACCCATCGTCTGCTGGACTTTGCACTGCTAGCCGAAGGCGAATATCCGGGGCCGCAAGTCACCCCGAATGCGAGCCTCGAGTCGTGCCCGCGAGTCCTCGGCTTGCTGGCGCAGGAAGGCTTGATCAAGACCGAATCGGACAACGGCGAAAGCGTGGCCGACATCACCCGCGATCCGCTGGAACTGCCCGCCAGTCGCGCCCAACGCTTGCAAGCGCTGGCCCGTGGTGACGAAGGTTTCCTGCTGGCGCTGGGCTATTCGACCCAGCGCGGTTACGGGCGCAACCATCCGTTTGCCGGGGAAATTCGAATCGGTGAAGTCGAGGTCTGGATCGACCCTGAAGAGCTGGGTTTCCCGATCAACCTGGGCTGCATTGAAGTCACCGAGTGCGAGATGGTCAACCAGTTCGTCGGCTCGGCCACGGAGCTGGCGCAGTTCACCCGCGGCTACGGCCTGGCCTTCGGACACGCCGAACGCAAGGCCATGGGCATGGCGCTGGTCGACCGTGCGCTGCGCGCCGACGAATACAACGAAGAAATCGTCTCGCCAGCCCAGCAGGAAGAGTTCGTGCTGATGCACTGCGACAACGTCGAGGCCGCAGGCTTCGTCTCGCACCTCAAGCTGCCTCACTACGTCGACTTCCAGGCCGAACTGGAACTGATCCGCAAACTGCGCAAGCCTGCCGAGGGGCAAAACCATGAATGA
- the phnL gene encoding phosphonate C-P lyase system protein PhnL: MNTLIEVRDLSKTFTLHQQNGVVLNVLRAVDFSVAAGECLVLHGQSGAGKSTLLRTLYGNYLPAGGSIRVQHDGQWRELVGAEPRDILQVRQRTLGYVSQFLRVIPRVACLDVVMEPALARGWSKEQAQARAESLLSRLNIPQRLWQLAPGTFSGGEQQRVNIARGFMVAWPVMLLDEPTASLDDSNRQVVLELMNEAKAAGAALIGIFHDRIAREAVADRHLDMTPAAVNQEEYADVR; encoded by the coding sequence ATGAATACCTTGATCGAGGTCCGTGACCTCTCGAAAACCTTCACTTTGCATCAGCAGAACGGCGTGGTCCTCAACGTGCTGCGCGCCGTGGATTTCAGTGTGGCGGCCGGCGAATGCCTGGTGCTGCATGGTCAGTCCGGCGCGGGCAAGAGCACCTTGCTGCGTACTCTGTACGGCAACTACCTGCCGGCGGGCGGCAGTATCCGCGTGCAGCACGACGGCCAATGGCGGGAGCTGGTCGGCGCCGAGCCCCGGGACATCCTGCAAGTGCGCCAGCGCACTCTGGGTTATGTCAGTCAGTTCCTGCGGGTGATCCCGCGGGTGGCGTGCCTGGACGTGGTGATGGAGCCGGCGCTGGCCCGTGGCTGGTCGAAAGAACAGGCGCAAGCGCGCGCCGAATCCTTGCTCAGTCGCCTGAACATCCCGCAACGCCTCTGGCAACTGGCGCCCGGCACCTTCTCCGGTGGCGAGCAGCAGCGGGTCAACATCGCCCGGGGCTTCATGGTGGCGTGGCCGGTGATGTTGCTCGATGAACCGACGGCATCACTCGACGACAGCAATCGTCAGGTGGTGCTTGAACTGATGAATGAAGCAAAAGCCGCTGGTGCCGCGCTGATCGGCATTTTCCACGACCGCATCGCCCGCGAGGCGGTTGCCGACCGCCATCTCGACATGACTCCCGCCGCCGTGAACCAAGAGGAATACGCCGATGTCCGTTGA
- the phnE gene encoding phosphonate ABC transporter, permease protein PhnE has translation MTTLHAEAVGKRTWPQYVGWGLFLVLLAWAWHGAEMNPMALYRDSGNMATFAADFFPPDFHEWRMYLKEMIVTVQIALWGTVLAIVCSVPLGILCSENITPWWIHQPLRRVMDAFRSINEMVFAMLFVVAVGLGPFAGVLALWISTTGVLAKLFAEAVEAIDPGPVEGVRATGASALQEVIFGVIPQVMPLWVSYALYRFEANVRSATVVGMVGAGGIGVILWENIRAFQFVQTCAVLLVIIVVVSLIDILSQRLRKQFI, from the coding sequence ATGACCACTCTGCACGCTGAAGCTGTCGGCAAGCGCACCTGGCCGCAGTACGTCGGTTGGGGCCTGTTCCTGGTCCTGCTGGCCTGGGCCTGGCACGGCGCCGAAATGAATCCGATGGCGCTGTACCGCGACTCGGGAAACATGGCGACCTTCGCCGCGGATTTCTTCCCGCCGGACTTCCATGAATGGCGCATGTACCTCAAGGAAATGATTGTCACCGTACAAATCGCCCTGTGGGGCACGGTGCTGGCGATTGTCTGTTCTGTGCCGCTGGGCATTCTCTGCTCGGAAAACATCACGCCCTGGTGGATTCACCAGCCCCTGCGCCGGGTGATGGACGCGTTCCGTTCGATCAACGAAATGGTCTTCGCGATGTTGTTCGTGGTGGCCGTCGGCCTGGGACCGTTTGCCGGGGTATTGGCACTGTGGATCAGCACCACCGGTGTGCTCGCCAAGCTGTTCGCCGAAGCCGTGGAAGCGATTGATCCAGGCCCGGTCGAAGGTGTTCGCGCCACTGGCGCCAGTGCCTTGCAAGAAGTGATCTTCGGGGTGATCCCGCAAGTCATGCCGCTGTGGGTGTCCTACGCGCTGTATCGCTTCGAGGCCAACGTACGTTCGGCAACGGTGGTGGGGATGGTCGGGGCCGGCGGGATCGGGGTGATCCTGTGGGAGAACATCCGCGCCTTCCAGTTTGTTCAGACTTGCGCCGTTTTGCTGGTGATCATCGTCGTCGTCAGCCTGATCGACATCCTCTCGCAACGCCTGCGCAAGCAGTTCATCTGA
- the phnN gene encoding phosphonate metabolism protein/1,5-bisphosphokinase (PRPP-forming) PhnN, with the protein MAGRLIYLIGPSGSGKDSLLDAAREPLAERGCRIVRRVITRSAEAVGEAALGVSPQQFAEMEAEGAFALSWHANGLSYGIPREIDDWLAAGHDVLVNGSRGHLQKTRERYPNVLVLLLTVNQAVLCERLLARGRESVAEIDARLARNARFNQCVLADNDPTLHVLDNSGALEHTVEHMLACIDGQAACA; encoded by the coding sequence ATGGCGGGCAGGTTGATTTATCTCATCGGGCCTTCAGGTTCGGGCAAGGACAGCCTATTGGATGCGGCGCGAGAGCCGTTGGCAGAACGCGGCTGCCGTATCGTGCGGCGGGTCATCACCCGTTCGGCGGAAGCGGTGGGCGAGGCGGCACTCGGTGTCAGCCCGCAGCAGTTTGCCGAAATGGAGGCAGAAGGCGCGTTTGCCCTGAGCTGGCACGCCAATGGCCTGTCCTATGGCATCCCGCGGGAAATCGACGACTGGCTGGCCGCCGGGCACGACGTGCTGGTCAATGGCTCGCGGGGGCATTTGCAGAAAACCCGCGAGCGCTATCCGAATGTGCTGGTGCTGTTGCTGACCGTGAATCAGGCCGTGTTGTGCGAGCGCTTGCTGGCGCGCGGGCGGGAATCCGTGGCCGAGATTGATGCCCGGCTGGCGCGCAATGCCCGCTTCAACCAGTGTGTGCTCGCCGACAATGACCCGACGCTGCATGTGCTGGATAACTCCGGGGCACTGGAGCATACGGTGGAACACATGCTTGCCTGCATTGATGGCCAGGCTGCATGCGCCTGA
- a CDS encoding helix-turn-helix domain-containing protein: MSTVLHPPINLPAKHEIQAAIEGQRTLAAYLATQFETQHIQIFDEQNEAHNIELPTSALRLLVDILAELAAGNAVKVVPVHAELTTQEAADLLNVSRPHLIKLLESGELSYHKTGKHRRVRFADLMDYKTRRDAASEQAMMLLAEQAQALRTGYE, encoded by the coding sequence ATGTCGACCGTCCTTCACCCGCCAATCAATTTGCCCGCGAAACACGAAATACAGGCCGCAATCGAGGGTCAACGCACCCTGGCGGCCTATCTCGCCACCCAGTTCGAAACTCAGCACATCCAGATATTCGATGAGCAGAACGAAGCGCATAACATCGAACTGCCCACCTCGGCACTCCGTTTGCTGGTCGATATTCTGGCGGAGCTCGCAGCCGGTAACGCTGTGAAAGTAGTCCCGGTCCACGCTGAACTGACTACGCAAGAAGCGGCGGACCTGCTCAATGTCTCACGTCCACACCTGATCAAACTGCTCGAATCCGGTGAACTGTCCTACCACAAAACCGGCAAGCACCGACGTGTGCGCTTTGCCGATTTGATGGACTATAAAACCCGGCGCGACGCTGCCAGCGAGCAGGCAATGATGCTTCTCGCCGAGCAGGCACAGGCGTTAAGGACAGGATACGAGTGA
- the phnH gene encoding phosphonate C-P lyase system protein PhnH — protein MSAQLLQPAFADPVLDAQRGFRAALKALAVPGLIQTLHTSPSLEGLAPATYALCLALLDVDTPLWLAPSFDTPLIRANLAFHCGCPLTAKREDARFALLAAEDLLDLSGFDTGNDRYPDQSCTLLVQLPSLDGGVGLLWRGPGIENEHGVALPLADGFWRERELRSEFPRGLDLFFTAGHELIGLPRSTRIAEERA, from the coding sequence ATGAGCGCACAGCTGTTGCAACCGGCGTTCGCCGACCCGGTGCTGGATGCCCAGCGCGGATTTCGCGCGGCACTCAAGGCATTGGCCGTCCCCGGTCTGATCCAGACACTGCACACCTCGCCGAGCCTCGAAGGCCTGGCGCCCGCGACCTATGCACTGTGCCTGGCGCTGCTCGATGTCGACACGCCGCTGTGGCTGGCGCCGTCGTTCGACACGCCGCTGATCCGCGCCAACCTGGCGTTCCATTGTGGTTGCCCGTTGACCGCCAAGCGTGAAGACGCACGTTTTGCCTTGCTTGCTGCCGAGGATCTGCTCGACCTGAGCGGCTTCGATACCGGCAACGATCGTTACCCCGATCAATCCTGCACCCTGCTGGTTCAGCTGCCAAGTCTCGACGGCGGGGTAGGGCTGCTCTGGCGCGGGCCGGGCATCGAAAACGAACACGGTGTCGCGCTGCCGCTGGCCGATGGCTTCTGGCGCGAACGCGAACTGCGCAGCGAATTCCCCCGTGGCCTGGACCTGTTTTTCACCGCAGGCCACGAGCTGATCGGCCTGCCCCGCAGCACCCGCATCGCAGAGGAGCGCGCCTGA
- the phnF gene encoding phosphonate metabolism transcriptional regulator PhnF gives MQLSRQDEPVYRELADILRRELADYRAGDFLPGEVMLAERFGVNRHTLRRAIDELVFEGSLLRRQGKGTQVLERPLIYSMTADSAYSQSLSAQGHGVEAVLLKRRYCFASREEAQQLGIAEMAPMIELQTLRKLDNQPVSLIRHRYCASHAPLLADYNGGSLRQYLRERDLPLTRTQSLIGARLPNREEAALLLMPRHLPALSVFTLSRDRDGRAVELAQSTSRSDRFQYQVVT, from the coding sequence ATGCAGTTGTCTAGACAAGACGAGCCGGTGTACCGCGAGTTGGCCGACATTCTGCGTCGAGAGTTGGCGGATTACCGCGCCGGCGATTTCCTGCCGGGCGAGGTGATGTTGGCTGAACGCTTCGGGGTCAATCGCCATACCTTGCGCCGCGCCATCGATGAACTGGTGTTCGAAGGCAGCCTGTTGCGTCGCCAGGGCAAGGGCACCCAGGTGCTGGAACGGCCGCTGATTTATTCGATGACCGCCGACAGTGCCTACAGCCAGTCGCTGTCGGCCCAGGGACATGGCGTCGAAGCGGTGTTGCTCAAGCGCCGCTACTGCTTCGCCAGTCGTGAAGAGGCGCAGCAACTGGGCATTGCCGAGATGGCGCCGATGATCGAGCTGCAGACCTTGCGCAAACTCGACAATCAACCGGTCAGCCTGATCCGCCATCGCTACTGCGCCAGCCACGCGCCGCTGCTGGCCGATTACAACGGCGGTTCCCTGCGCCAGTACCTGCGCGAGCGGGACCTGCCGCTGACTCGCACCCAGAGCCTGATCGGCGCTCGCTTGCCCAACCGCGAGGAGGCCGCGTTGCTACTGATGCCCCGGCATCTGCCGGCCCTGAGCGTGTTCACCCTTTCCCGCGATCGCGACGGCCGTGCCGTGGAGCTGGCCCAGTCCACCAGCCGTTCGGATCGCTTCCAGTACCAGGTCGTCACCTGA
- a CDS encoding alpha-D-ribose 1-methylphosphonate 5-phosphate C-P-lyase PhnJ, whose protein sequence is MNDLSQAPVRDAAYNFAYLDEQTKRMIRRALLKAVAIPGYQVPFGGREMPLPYGWGTGGMQLTAAILGDDDVLKVIDQGADDTTNAVSIRRFFARTAGVATTESTPEATVIQTRHRIPETPLHADQIMVYQVPIPEPLRFIEPSETETRTMHALNDYGVMHVKLYEDIATFGHIATAYAYPVMVDERYVMDPSPIPKFDNPKLDMSPALMLFGAGREKRLYAVPPYTKVTSLDFEDHPFEAQKWEECCAICGSRDSFLDELILDDAGTQSFVCSDTYYCAQRVSQQEQGQ, encoded by the coding sequence ATGAATGACTTGAGCCAGGCCCCGGTGCGCGATGCGGCGTACAACTTTGCCTACCTCGATGAGCAGACCAAACGCATGATCCGCCGCGCCTTGCTCAAGGCCGTAGCGATCCCCGGGTACCAGGTGCCGTTCGGTGGCCGCGAGATGCCATTGCCCTACGGCTGGGGTACGGGCGGCATGCAGTTGACCGCCGCGATTCTCGGCGACGATGACGTGCTCAAGGTGATCGACCAGGGCGCGGACGACACCACCAACGCTGTGTCGATTCGCCGCTTCTTCGCCCGCACTGCTGGCGTCGCGACGACCGAAAGCACGCCGGAGGCAACGGTGATCCAGACCCGTCACCGCATTCCGGAAACCCCGCTACACGCCGATCAGATCATGGTCTATCAGGTGCCGATTCCCGAGCCGCTGCGCTTTATCGAACCGTCGGAAACCGAGACCCGGACCATGCACGCCCTCAACGATTACGGGGTCATGCACGTCAAGCTCTACGAAGACATCGCCACCTTCGGCCACATCGCCACGGCGTACGCCTATCCGGTGATGGTCGACGAGCGCTATGTGATGGACCCGTCGCCGATCCCCAAATTCGACAACCCGAAACTCGACATGAGCCCGGCGCTGATGCTGTTCGGCGCCGGCCGTGAGAAGCGTCTGTACGCGGTGCCGCCGTACACCAAAGTCACCAGCCTCGACTTCGAAGATCACCCCTTCGAAGCGCAGAAGTGGGAAGAGTGCTGCGCGATCTGTGGCAGCCGAGATTCGTTCCTTGATGAGTTGATTCTCGACGACGCCGGCACCCAGAGCTTCGTCTGTTCCGACACCTATTACTGCGCCCAGCGCGTCAGTCAGCAGGAGCAGGGCCAATGA
- a CDS encoding PIN domain-containing protein, whose product MRHTSFTAVYDACVLYPAPLRDFLMWLALSGRFRARWSVEIHDEWKRNLLKNRPDLTTEQLDRTSGLMDLAIPDACVCGYEELVGGLSLPDVDDRHVLAAAIRCNASVIVTFNHKDFPATALAPYGIEAQHPDEFVDNLFDLDPAAVVAAAQRQREQLKTPPMDVTHYLDLLLRQGLVQSVKALNDFRAML is encoded by the coding sequence GTGAGGCACACTTCATTTACCGCTGTATATGACGCTTGCGTGCTTTACCCCGCTCCCTTGAGAGACTTTCTGATGTGGCTCGCGCTCTCCGGGCGGTTCAGGGCGCGATGGTCGGTGGAAATACACGATGAATGGAAACGTAATCTACTGAAAAACCGCCCAGACCTGACGACAGAGCAACTGGATCGCACATCCGGGTTAATGGATCTGGCCATACCTGACGCTTGCGTTTGCGGGTACGAGGAATTGGTTGGAGGGTTGTCTCTGCCAGATGTGGACGACCGACACGTCCTGGCTGCTGCGATCCGTTGCAATGCCAGTGTCATCGTCACGTTCAATCACAAGGACTTCCCCGCAACGGCATTGGCGCCTTACGGAATTGAGGCTCAGCATCCTGACGAGTTCGTCGATAACCTCTTTGACCTCGACCCTGCGGCAGTGGTCGCTGCCGCTCAGCGTCAACGCGAGCAGTTGAAGACGCCGCCGATGGACGTCACCCATTATCTCGACCTTCTGTTGCGCCAGGGTTTGGTTCAGTCGGTCAAGGCACTCAACGATTTCCGAGCGATGCTTTAG